AATGCAGTCAGTGGTACACATGCACAGGATTATAGTACCACAATGCAGAGACTTTAGGCTGTGGGGTTAGTGGGGAattcctccatcactgctctGCAGGTTTCTGGGTCACCAGTGCtctaaaagacaaaaataatatcagtaaagcaaataaaaaaggTGCAGACATACTCAAACCTTTGAGAAcagcacatattcacacatgAGATGCACTCATGGACTGTACTGTTTCCAGCAGGGATGATTGTAGTCCACATTTTTGTTCCACTTTTCTCTTCTGAATTTAGGCAAATTTCACATATAGAGAGAAAATTTGCCACATTTTGTGTGGATGTCCAATCAGTGTTGATGGTAAACGTAGTCAATTGGAGCGTTAAATTCCTCTGAAGGTGCTGTATTGACTGAGAAAGCTGAGTTCTTCTCCCGCAAAATCCTTTTTGCACCAGCGGCATCATTTGAAGTGTGCGGTGAAGCAACTGGTGTCAAAGAAGGACTACCGGCTGTTTCAGCTTGGATTTCTAGCCTCACGCTGGGTGCAGCTCTTCACAGAGTGCAGAACAACAAGTGGTGTAAAAAGGAAAACTAGAGGTTGGTTAAACAACAGGTACAGCAGTAAGATATGAGCTTGTAGACTCTACCCTGTATTCTCTCTTCTCGCTGCTCCCCAGAGCCTTGATCCCCAACACGACACAGCTGATGATGACGCAGAGCTCCAGGACTGACAGGATAATCAGCAAAGCATTCATGCCTCTCATAAGCATCTGGCGGGACACAAAAAACTGTGTTAGCTTTTGTGTATTTCtatttgactttatttcagGCTGCAGGTAATTACTACAGAAGCACATTCACTGACCaaaggaaataaagaggagACATTCTCTTGAAATTACGGCTTCTGTATCTCATGATTATGACTTACGAATTCTTAATTTTGAGATGATATGAGTTACAGCGTATTTATGACCCGTCAGATTCTGTGACTTGAGGAGGATTTTGACAGCTTGGATGCATTTCTGATGGATGACTTTGTATCTATGAAACATCTCATGCTGGTTTAGCTGCTGCTGAACGAACACAGCGACTCTCAGCAGATCATGTTGACGGACTAATTGTGATGATTATCGTGTTGTCACTCTTAGATTTGAGCTTTAATGTCCTCGAGGGGATATTTGGtttacagacagcagtcaaTAACAACAAAGAAAGAATACAACAGTGTCTAATACAGAAACTCTCCATCAAAGATGTGCAGGATACTACTGCTTAATCTCACGCCCATCAACATAGCTGCATTAGGTCATCAGGACTTCTGATTGGTTATTTACTCAAGGAACAACATACCTTACAAATAATAATGTTGATATCTCCCACTGTTTCAAACtaaggaggaaatgaaagctaATTATATCAGGTAGTGCCATCATGCCTCTGTCTTGTGACAGTGATGACTGATAACCAACCTGATCCTATGACAAGATCTGGACCTCATAATTATGAGATAGTAAACTGTGATTATGAGGTGCAGAAATCATAATCACAAGATAAGGCCTCACAAAAGTTTTGTGGCCACTGCAGGCTCTCACTTGGTCAGAAAGGGGTGAGGCGATCTGTATTCAGGTATTCGGTATCTACCGCACTGCTAGAtgcccctaaatcctacacacctTTAACATTTCTTCTTCATTACTTTGTTCTCTGTGAAGCCTGTTGTAAACTCATGTTGAGATGTTCTTCAGAATCATCATGGATGGTAACTTTTCAGTTGTACAAGTTGTATTTTGACTgctgtgatgacattttctaCACGTACCAGAGTCAGTGCCTCGCCCTGCAAACACctctccatcatcatcttctcctTACTGGACGGAGCTGGCGTAGTGTATTCTGGATATTCTTGTTCATGACACATCCACCACAGGTGTATGTTTGCCATACTGATGCAGTAGAGTACGATGGCTGTAATGACCACAGCAACTCCTAGCAGATTCAGAACCAAATTGAGGAAGACCTAGAATACAAGACATATCGGTTAAAGTACAACCAAACACAAATCCAAACCAGGCAGTAGTAAAAAGTCACAGACTATCTGATCTGCAACCCTGCCAGGGTGCCTATATGTGACGCTACATGAACCATTTTATTAGTTGAATTTAACAAGAATAagatgataataaaatgaaagctAATGTGAGGATGTTACACGGTGAACAATGAACTTCTCACCAGACATGGACTGGGCCACTTCTCAGACAAGATGCTGATAACACCAAGTAACATAAACTAgagaaaagacaacacacaaaatccTTAAACTTGCATTCTAACACACAAACTTCATGTGAATGTACTCTGGTGAAGCAGCACACTCCATCAGTTTACCAAACAACAGCAACTGGCAGAACTTAATTTTCAGGCTGTGGTAGGAGACTAGCGGGTCCGGCTTTGGTTGTTGCATGTACAATTATGTGTCGCCCGTCACCAGAACAAAAAGGAAACTAAGCAATGTAAAAGATTCAGAAACCCTTAAATCTGACGAAATGTAGTTTATTATGTAATTATGGGATATGAGATTGGAGATTAGTCCTGGAAGAGTAGAATCTtaagtgttttcctttt
Above is a window of Chelmon rostratus isolate fCheRos1 chromosome 8, fCheRos1.pri, whole genome shotgun sequence DNA encoding:
- the LOC121609883 gene encoding uncharacterized protein LOC121609883 → MSVTRTEVDGVTVFTVTSDPRSPCPPLCQMLKGLCYSPVCCSVSQHLRRVQETSQFSLLGALHIVVGLLTIGLGCILCSSGGATWVGMEHTLFPFWFGGMFMLLGVISILSEKWPSPCLVFLNLVLNLLGVAVVITAIVLYCISMANIHLWWMCHEQEYPEYTTPAPSSKEKMMMERCLQGEALTLMLMRGMNALLIILSVLELCVIISCVVLGIKALGSSEKREYRSTGDPETCRAVMEEFPTNPTA